A segment of the Acidobacteriota bacterium genome:
ACCAGTCGGTGTGACCGACGCGCGCCGTGGAGCTGACCCGCGTGCGCGCATCAACGCCGGACGGGGCGCGCTGGCTTGCGGCCAGCTCCTGCCCCTGCGCGTCGACGAGGTGGACGCAATACGGCTCCCCGGCGTACTCGCCGAGCAGCGCGCCAAGCGCGGGCACCGTCCGGCCCAGTTGCGCCGGCAGCGGCAGGGCCCCCGCCCCGGGCTCGAGGTACAGGCGTGACAACTCCGTGTCGATCGCCCGTTCCACGCGCGCCGCGATTCGCTGCGCGACTTCCGCGCGCTCGCTCTGGAGTGCGGCCGTGATGCGGCCGGTCGCGATCGCGGACGCGCCGCCGACGGCCACGACCCACGCGATGAGCGCGACGGCGGACAAGGTCTCCAGCCGCCGCTCGATCGCCCGCCGCCACCATCCGTACGGCATGGCCTACGCCACGTGCTTCTCCTCGGCGCCTTCGATCCGTTCGAGCTCCCGCGGGTGCTCGTGGCGCATGCGCTCGAGGCTGATGCGGCCGGTGAAAATCGTCGTGTCGAACGGAAACACGTCCGGGTTCAGGTGCGCGTTGTAGATGTGCCAGATGAGGATGGTGAGGAACGCCAGCAGCCCCTCGTTGCTGTGCGCCACCATCGCGACCGGCACGAGCGTCCCGGGCAGGTGCTGCGTGACCTCGACCGGGTAGAGCAACACGAGCCCGGTGCTCACGACGAGCACCGACCCGAGGACCAGGCCCCAGTACTCGAACTTCTGCCGGTAGTCGAACCGGTCGAACCGCGCCTGCTCGTCCGACAGTCCCAGGTAGAACCGCAGGGTGACGATCGCGTCGCGGAAGTCCCGGCGGCTCGGGACGAGCGAGAGCGAGCCGCCCCCGCGCAGCAGCGCGAAGATCTCCACCGCGAAGTGCACCACCATCAGGACGGCAAACGACAGGCCGCACGCGCGATGGATCCAGCGCGCGCGGTCCACGCCCCCGAAAAACCCGAGCAGCGACGCCGCCCAGCCCGCCTCGTAGAACTTCTGCGGCAGCCCGGTCGCGCACAGCAGCGTGAACAGGA
Coding sequences within it:
- a CDS encoding cytochrome b/b6 domain-containing protein, with the protein product MTRSLQRFSRWQRLQHVCVMVLFTLLCATGLPQKFYEAGWAASLLGFFGGVDRARWIHRACGLSFAVLMVVHFAVEIFALLRGGGSLSLVPSRRDFRDAIVTLRFYLGLSDEQARFDRFDYRQKFEYWGLVLGSVLVVSTGLVLLYPVEVTQHLPGTLVPVAMVAHSNEGLLAFLTILIWHIYNAHLNPDVFPFDTTIFTGRISLERMRHEHPRELERIEGAEEKHVA